CGCATCATCGTGGCGGCCGACCGGCTGCACGACCTCCCCCGGCCCGATCAGGGCGACGAATAGGCCCCGTCCGGTCCGGACGAAGGAGAGCGGGATGGTCGCGGCGGCCCGGATGGCATGGATCCGCGATATGGCCGGGCATTCGGAATAGTCCGGCGGCGGCGCGCTGTTGAGTGTCCGTATGCGAGCCATCGGGTTGAGTGAGTTCGGCGGTCCGGACGTGTTGCGGGAGTTCGAGTTACCGGAACCGGAGGTCGGGCCGGGTCAGGTGCGGATCCGGGTGCGCGCGGCGACGGTGAATCCCGCCGACGCGGTGTTCCGGGAGGGTCTGCTCAACCGGGCCTATTTCGGCGAGGTGACGCCGCCGTGGATTCCGGGCTGGGAGGCGGCCGGGGTCGTGGACGCCGCCGATCCGGCCTCCGGCTGGCGGGTCGGCGACGAGGTCACCGCGATCGTCGGGACCGTCCTGCGGGCTCGCGGTGGTTACGCGGAACAGATTGTGCTGGACGGTGATTCGGTGACGGCCCGCCCCGCGGGCACCGACTTCGCCGCCGCCGCGACACTGCCGATGAACGGGCTCACCGCGGTCGCGGCGCTGGATCAGCTCGCACTCGCCGACGGTGCGGCGCTCGCGGTGACGGGCGCCGCGGGGGCGGTCGGCGGCTATGTGGTGCAGCTGGCGAAGGCCGCCGGGCTGACCGTGGTCGCCGACGCCGCACCCGCGGATGCGGACACCGTCCGCGCATTCGGCGCGGATGTCGTGGTGGCACGCGGTGATTCGTTCGCCGAGCAGGTCCGGCGCGTCTTCCCCGCCGGTGTGGACGCGGTGATCGATGCCGCCGTCGTCGGCGCCGCGGTCCTCGCGGCGGTCCGCGACGGCGGCGCCTACGCGGCGCTGCGCCGGGCCGAACTGACCGGCGGCGTCGAATCCGTCCGCGGTATCGCGATGCACGACGTGAAGGTCCCGGAATACATCCACCGCCGCGATCGGCTGGACGGACTCCGCGAACTGGTCGAGGCGGGCCGCCTCACCCTGCGTGTGGCGCGGACCCTTCCCGTCACCGAAGTCGCTGCGGCCCACCGGTTGCTGAACACCCGGGGACTGCGCGGCCGCATCGTGCTGGAGTTCTGAACCACGCGGCAAACTCCGTTCCGATTGCGCCGCGACTATTTCGGACGATGGACCAGATCGCCGAAACGGCCGCGCCGTTTCCGGTACATCGACGCGTCGTTCCGGATGTGTCAGAATTGATTCGGTGGGGCTCGTTTCATCCAGTGAATCGATCTGACGCATGCGCATATTCATCAGTCATGCCGGCACGGATGTGGCCGCCGCACTGGCCCTGAAACAATGGCTCGTGCGGCAACGCCCCGAGCTCGCGGGCGGCATTGTTCTCGACACCGAAGTCGCCGGTATCCGAGCCGGAAAGCACTGGCGGGACGCGATGCGAGCTGCGGTGACGGATGCGGATGCGGTGATCTGCCTGATCTCGCCGCGCTGGCTCAGATCGGCGGAGTGCCGGGCGGAATTCCGGACCGCGGAAGTTCTCGGCAAGCGAATCCTCTGCGCCGGAATAGAACCCGCCGAGGACGACACGATGCGCGAGTGGCAGCGTTTCGAACTGTTCGGTCCCGGACCTTCCGTCGCGATTGCGGCCCGGCCGTATCCCGATCCCGTGCGCTTCACCGAATCGGGTTTACGGCTGCTGATTTCGACCGTCGAGGCGCCACCGGCACCGCCGGCGGCCGAACACGATGCGGCGATCCCCGGGCAACAGGCGATCGTGTCCGGCGAGGAGAACATCACCTTCCAGTCGAATCGCGATGCCGAGGTCATCATCAACCACGCGCCGTCGAATGCGGCGGTCCGCTCCGGCGCGCTGATCATCGGCGGCACCGTGCTGCTGGGCGCCACCATCATCGGTGCGACGCTGATGTTCTCGCCGGGCCGGCACGAGATACCGCGCGCCCCAAGGGCATTCGGCGCCCCGGCCGCTGTGCCCGGGGCGGACGGCGTCCCGCCGTTGCAGTGGGCGGTCACCATGGCCGACAGCGATCTCGACAACTGCCACGCCTGGACGTTCCCGCCGCCGGTATCGGCGCTGCCCTACCACGAATTCGCCGACGACATGGCCGAGAACGACGCGTGGGCACTGAGCCACGGCGGTATCGAGAAGGACCGCGCCGTGTACACGATCGTCGTCCAGGGCACCGACGACCGGCCCGTGGTCATCCGCGACCTCCGGCTGAAGATCCTGTCGACTTCGGCTCCGCGCCAAGGGTTCACGCTGCATCGCGCACTGGGCTGCGGCGGTCAGCCGAACGAGCGGCACTACGAGGGCGACCTCGGCGGCACGGATCCGCGCATCCGGCTGATCGATCCCGACCGGCCCGATTCGGCCACCGCCGCGCCGGCCGGGACCTACACCGTCTCCCGGAACGAGCCGGAGGTCTTCGCGGTCTACGTCTTCGACTCCGCACCGCAGCCCGCACTGTATTCCTACGAGTTCCAGCTGGAGTGGAGCCGCGGCGGCGTCGCCGACACCGTGCACATCTCGTCCGCGAACAACCGGCCCTTCCAGCTGAACGCGACCGATCGCTCCGAGTCCGACCCCGGCTACTACCCCGCCGACGGTGCGTGGCAGGAGATCCGCTGAACGGCGAGAATCAGCGCACCGGGGGCGGATTGCCGTCGGCGCTGGCCGCGAGCGGATACGGCCACTCGCAGACCCGGCAGGCATACCGGAACGCCGAGCGGGCGAAGGCCAGGGCGTCGGCGGCCGGATCCGCGGCGGCGCGCACGTCGTCCCAGTCGAGCAGATACTCCCCGACCTCGGAATTCCAGTGCGCGGCAGCAGGTTCCAGCGTCAGCGAGTCGAAACCCGCCGGGGCGGGGTGCGCGTAGGCGTAGAACGCGGCGCGGCCGTAGCGCTCGTCACCGGGCCACCAGCCGACCGCGACCTCCTGAGCGTCCATGGCGTTGCGCATGATGAAGTCGTTCGACGGCGGCGCGGCGGGTTCCCCGGAGAACAGGCTGACGGCCAGGTCGAACGAACCCCACCAGGCGTTCACCGGGGTGGCGCGGCCGCGATAGGGCGCCCGGTACGCGGCCAGCACCTGCGCCGCCGAGGTCGCGGCGGCGAAGTAGGCGTCGACCTGTTCGGGGACATAGGTGGCGTGTTCGTCGTCGGCGTCCAGCGGCACCGTCCACGACACCTCCTGCGGCACGGGATCGAAGTCGACCGGACCACCCAGCCCGCGCACCGCCGCCAGCACCGCGCGGGTCACCTCACCGACGGATCGGTTCGGGGTCAACGGAATTCGCGTCGCGGCCCCGCCGCTGTGCTCCACCACGGCGGTATGCGCCCGCAGATCGAGCAGCACCACCAGCGAGCCCGAACCGTCCGGGGCCGGCAGGGCGCCGGTTTCCCAGCCCCGCGCGGTCAGTTGCAGCGCCGCGTGTTGCAACTGCGGCTGCGGCGGCGCCAGCCGCGCCGACAACTTCCCCAGCACCTGAGTGTGCGCGTGCAGGGTGTCGCAGGTGGGACGCCACTTCTCGTAGGGCAGTTCCGGCCACATGGATCGCACCCGGCCACGCTATCGCCCGCCGGCCCCGGCAGCCGACCGATGCACGCCGATCGTTGCCCATCGGATACCTCCCGCGGCGGCGGCGATCGCGGATGTCACCGCAGTATCGTGTCGAGAACCTGTGCGGGCGTTTCGATCTGGGGCATGTGGCCGGTGCCGGGCAGCAGGGTGAAGGTGGCCCCCGGGATCGCGGCGGCATAGGCCCGGCCGTAGCCGGGACGGACGATGCGGTCGCTGTCGCCCCAGACGACGTCGACCGGCAGCCGCAGCTCGGCCAGGCGGCGCCGCAGGGTGGGATCGGTCATCGTGGGGCCGGTGTAGGCCGTGAGCGCGTCGAGATCGGGCGCCGGGGCGGGAACGCCGGGCGGCGGCACCGGCGCGGCCGACGGATCGTGGAAGGAGTAGGTCCGGACCTCGGCCGGTGACATGCCGCTGATATCGGTGATCGGCTGGTCGTCGACCTCGATGCCGACGGCGTCGACGACGACCGCGCGGGTGACGCGCGGGTTGCCGCGCAGGGCCATCTCGGCGGCGAGCCAGCCGCCGAAGGAGTTGCCCACCAGCGTCACGTCGCGCAGTTCCAGCCGGTCCAGCAGGCCGAGGTAGAGGTCGGCCAGCGCCGCGACATCGCCCACCTCGGCGGGGCGCGGGGTGCCGGCGAAGCCGGGGTGGGTGGGGACCAGGACCCGGGCCCGCGCGCGTTCGGCGAGCAGCCCGGCGAACGCGGCCATGGTCGCGGGGCCGCCTCCGCCGTGCAGCAGCAGGTAGGTCCGGGTGCGGTCGTGGTCGGCGACAGTCAGATCGACGGTGCCGAGCGTGGTGGGGGTGATCATCGGTTCTTCTTCCGTCCGTGGGGCCTCGCGTTCTATGTAAGCAACCTTAGATCAGCTTCCTTATATAAGCAACGTTCTTCGGTCGGGTAGCATCGCGGCATGGCACGCCACCCCGCCGAGGTCGCCCTCGCCGTCAAACGGTTGCAGCACCGCCATCACCGGGCGTTGAGCCGGGCCCTGGCGCCGCTGGATCTCTCACTCGTGCAATGGGATACGCTGCGCCACCTGCATCGGCAGCCGGACGCGTCGCTGCACGATCTCGCGATCCTGACCTTCCAGACCGATCAATCGTTCGGCTCGCTGGCCACCCGGATGGCCGACCGCGGCCTGATCGAGCGGGTGCCCGGTCCGGGACGGGCGGTGCGGCATCGGCTCACCGAGAAGGGGGAACGGCTGCGCGAGCAGGGGCAGCGGATCGCGGACGGCGTTGTCGCCGAATCGTTTCGCGCGTTGTCGGCCGAGCAGCTGGATCAGCTGGGACGCCTGCTCGATACGGCGCTGGGGCCGGACCCGGTGAGCTGACATTTCTCCAAGACACCGCCGCCGCGGTCCGCGAAGGTGAGCGGTATGCACGAAAAAACTACCGCCGCAACGACACCCGGTCGGCGGCGCTTCCTCGGTCTGGTGACCGCGGCGGTCGCCCTGGCCCTACCGGCGGGCCGCACCGCCGTCGCGTCCGCCGATTCCCTCGATTCCCCCGATTCCCGCGAACAGCTGGTGCCCCTGCCGGACGGGAACATCCACGTCGTCACCGACGGGCCGCCCGGCGCGCCGGCGGTCGTGCTGCTGCACGGCCTGGCCGGATCGACCGCCTGGTGGGATCCGGTGGTCCCTGCCCTGGCGGATCGCCGCGTGGTGCGGATCGATCTGCTCGGGCACGGCCGCTCGGACAAGCCCGACACCGGATACGGCATCTCCGAACAGGCCGGTCGGGTCGCGGCGGTCCTCGATCGGCTGGGTGTGGACCGCGCGGTGATCATCGGCCATTCCACCGGCGGCTACGTGGCGACCGCGCTGGCCGAACAGCACCGGGATCGGGTCGCCGCGATCGGCCTGATCGACACCGGCCCGCGGCTGGACGCGTTCACCGACAACGGGCCGGTCGGCGATCTGCTGTTCGTCCCGGCGATCGGCCGGCCCCTGTGGCCGCTGCTGCCGGACGCGGCGATCCGGGCCTCGCTCGCTTCGGCGTTCACCCGCGATGTGCCGATCCCCGATCAGCTGGTCGCCGACGTCCGGAGCATGACCTACCGCAGCGTCACCGCCACCTCGGCGGCCTCGGACGCCTACCTGCGGGAACGACCCGAACCGGACCGGCTCGCCGACCTCGGCCTACCGGCGCTGCTGCTCTACGGCAGCCGGGATCGGCGCTGGCAACCGGGGGCGTTCGAGGAGTACCGGCAGGTCCCTCGCCTCCGGCTCGAGAGCCTCGACTGCGGTCACACCCCGATGATCGAGGAACCCGGGGCCACCGGTGCGATCCTGCGCGCCTTCGTCGAACAGTCTTGAGGCGCAGGCTGTTTCACCGATCACCGATCACCGCGACGCGGCCGGGCCGCGCGGCGGTAGGCGCCGGGAGTGGTGCCGACGCGGGTGCGGAAGCGGCGGCGCAGGTTGACCGCCGAGGTGAGGCCGACCCGGGTCGCGATCACCTCGACGGGCAGATCCGTCTGTTCCAGCAGGGTGCGGGCCTCGGCCACGCGGCGGGCCAGCAACCAGGCGCCCGGACTGGTGCCCAGGCGGTCGGCGAAGCGGCGGGCCAGGGTGCGCGGCGACACACCGAGGTGAGCGGCCATGTCGCGCACCGACAGTGGGGTCGCCAGCCGCGAACCGGCCCAGGCGAGCAGCCCGTCCAGATCGTCGATCGGCGGATGCGGCGACCGGTCGCCGTCGCGATGCGGTGACATCACCATGTGCCGCGCGAGCAGCGCGGCGTGGGCGGGTCCGTGGTCGCGCCGGACCAGGTGCAGGCACAGGTCGAGCACGGCGCCGGCGCCCGCGCTCGTGGCGACGTCGCCGTGGTCCACGTACAACCGATCCGGTTCCACCCGCACCCGCGGGAATTCGGCCGCCAGCTGCGCGGCCCGCGCCCAGTGCGTGGTGGCCGAGCGGCCGTCCAGCAGTCCGGTGCGGGCCAGCGCGAAGACGCCGGAGCAGATCGTCACCAGGCGCGCGCCCCGCGCGTGCGCCGCGAGCAGCGCCCGGCGCACCGGCGCCGGCAGCGGTTCGGCCACCGGCGCCCAGCCCGGGATGAGGACGGTGTCCGCGGTGGCCAGTGCCGACAGATCCCGTTCCACGGAGATCGTGTATCCGGCGGTGGTGGGCACCGGCCCCGCGGACTCCGCGCACACGTCGAATTCGTAGTACTGCGGCACCTCGGCGCGCACGGTCCCGAACACCTCGACGGCACAGCCGAGTTCGAAGGTCGACTGCACCGGACGGACCAGGGCCACCACGCGATGCACGGCAGAAATGTACCCCTCGCGGACCCGTCCGGCTCTGTCCGGGTGCCGTGATGCTCGGCATCGTGGCAGGTATGCATCCCGAGATCCTGTCCCAGGACGGCTATGTCGCCGTCGCCGTCACCGAAGCCCCGGTCCGCGAACTGTTCCCGGGTATCCGGCTGCGCCCGCTGTGGCGCGACGGGTCCGGCGCCCACGCGAACGTGCTGGAGATGGACCCGGGCTCGTCGTGGCCGCGCCGCGACGTGCACGAGCCCGGACCGGAGGAGGTGTTCGTGGTCGCGGGTGTATTCCACGACGGCGCAAGGGATTACCCGGCTGGCACGTTCCTGCACGCCCCGGCCGGGACCTGGCACGTGCCGGCGACCACCACCGGCTGCACGCTGTTCCTGTTCTATCCGCGGGGCTGACGCCGCTCAGCGGTGGTCGACCAGGCGCACCTGCGGGGCGACCGCCGCCAATACCGCGGTGAGCCGGGCGATGTCGAGGCTCCAGCCGTCGATCCCCTTGGCGCACTGGAGCAAACGCTCGTCGGGGGCGCCGGCCAGCGCCGTGACCGCGTACATCAGGCCCCGGCCACCGGAGTTGGCCGGCATGCTGGGCAGCGGCGGCGCGCAGGTGTGCCGCAGGATGCCGATCCACGGATGACCCGCGGCGGTGTACTGCCGCCACAGCACGACGGCCTCGACATCCGCCCACGGGAACTGCCGCGTGGTCGCGCGATACCGGATCATATTGCCGCCCAGCGTGATTCCCGACGGATCGACGCGCAGCGCGACCCGCCGGGACAGCGAACTGACCAGCGCCAGCAGCCCACCGCCGCCGAAGAGCAGCAGCGTGCCGACCCGCGCGCTGAGGGACATGTGCGGCGCGAGAATCGCGCCCGCCACGAAGGCCGCGGCACACAGCAGCAGGAACACCGTCTTCGGATTGAAGCTGTATCGCTGTTCGTAGACCATCCCCGCACCCCGGCATCCGGACCGGCCCTCCTCCGGATCCACGCTAGCACCGCCGTACTCCGGCCCACAGGGCCGCCGCGGTGAACCTCCGCGCTCGGATACGTTGCCGGACAACGACTCAGGCGTGCCGGTCGGCGGAGCGGGCCGGTAACCGGCGTGCGGCGGCACGGATCCGGGACGCGGCGGCACGGACGGACCGGCCTGGTCGCGGGCGGGGCACGAAATCGTAACCATTGTGCTGCCGCACAGCGTGCATCGCTGTGCATCGTTTCTGCATCGTTTACGCTAGGCTGGAGGCACCTTTCGAGGAAGGACCCTTGCCCGCATGGGCTCACATTCGCTTGCCCCCAGCGCCGCGCCGGGCGTCGACGGCGCGCCGCCGGGCGCCGCCGAGCCGATCGGCGCCTGGCGCGCCGGCGTACGGGCGCGCGTACTCGACGAACTCGGATCCTTCCTGGACCGCAACCACATCGCCCCGCTGCACGGCATCGCCGTCGACGACGTCGCCCGGCAATACGTCGGCGGGGGGAAGTGCCTGCGGTCGAGTTTCATGTATCTGGGCTGGTTGTGCGGTGGTCCGCCCGAGCCGGCGGCGGTGCGCGCCGCCGCCGCGCTGGAACTGCTGCACGCGTTCGCGCTGCTCCAGGACGACGTGATGGACGAGGCGGAGGCGCGCCGCAATCGGCCCGCCGCCCATGTCCACTTCGAACAGCGGCACCGGGCGGCCCGCCTGCCCGGCGACGCGCGCCGATTCGGCGAATCCGCGGCCGTGCTGCTCGCCGACATCTGCCTGATCTGGGCCGACACCATGCTGCGCGGCAGCGGGATCGACCGCGAGGCCCTGCACCGGGTGCTGCCGCGCTACGACGCCATGCGCACGGAATTGGCGCTGGGGCAGTTCGCCGATCTGCTCAACGACGCCCGCACCGATCCGGACCTCGAGACGGTGCTGGCCGTCGCGGCCGCCAAATCCGGCAACTACACCGTGCGCCGACCGCTGGAACTCGGTGCGGTGATGGCCGATTGCGCGGCGGACACGCTCGCGGCGCTCGGCCGCTACGGTCACATCATCGGTGAGGCGTTCCAGCTGCGCGACGACATCCTCGGCGTGTTCGGCGCTCCCGCGGTCACCGGCAAACCCGCCGACAGCGATCTGGGCCAGCACAAGGCCACCACGGTGGTGGTCGCCGCCCGCCGGCTCGCCGACGCCGCCACCCTGCGCGAGCTGACCGCGCTGTTGTCGGCGCCCGCACTCGACGCCGCGGGGGTCGAACAGCTGCGGGTGCTGATCACGGCGACCGGCGCGCGGGAGTACATCGAGCGGATGATCGACGAGCGGATCGCCGAGGCGCGCGGGATCACCGCCGCCGCACCGCTGCCCGAGCCACAACGGCAGCTGCTCGACGGCATGGCCGACATCTGCACCGACCGGGAAACGTGAAGGAGCGCGATGCGCACGATCAGGGGCCGCAGCGACCACATCGTCGTCGTGGGGGCCGGACTGGCCGGACTGTCGGCGGCCCTGCACCTGGCGGGCCGCGGCCGGACGGTCACGGTGCTGGAACGCGATCCGGTGCCCGGCGGCCGCACCGGACGGGCGGATATCGGCGGCTACCACCTCGACACCGGTCCCACGGTGCTCACCATGCCGGAGCTGATCGAGGAGGTCTTCGCCGCCGTCGGTGACCGGATGTCGGACCGCCTGACCCTGCGGCCCGTCGAACCCGCGTACCGGGCGCGCTTCGCCGACGGGCGGGAGATCGACGTGCACACCGATGCCGAGCGGATGGCCGACGAGGTCACCGCGTTCGCGGGTCACGCGCAGGCGAACGGCTATCTGCGCCTGCGGGATTGGCTGACCCGCCTGTACGACGCGGAGTTCGATCGGTTCATCGCCGCCAATTTCGACTCGCCGCTGTCGATGCTGACGCCGGGGCTGGCCCGGCTCGCCGCCCTCGGCGGATTCCGGCACTGGGACCGCGCGGTGGCCGATCACGTCAGCGATCCGGATCTGCGGCGGCTGTTCACCTTTCAATCCCTCTACGCCGGTGTCACACCCGACCGGGCCCTGGCCGTCTACGCCGTCATCGCCTATATGGACACCATCGGCGGGGTGTGGTTCCCGGAGGGCGGTATGCGCGCGCTGCCCGACGCCCTCGCCGCCGCGGCCGAGGCGGCCGGGGTGCGGATCCGCTACTCGACCACGGTGACCGGCGCCGACCGGGAGGGATCGCGGGTGCGCGCGGTCGTCACCGCCTCGGGTGAGCGGATCGCGTGCGATGTGCTGGTCACGACCACCGAACTGGCCGACACCTACCGCATGCTGTCGCATCGGTCCCGGCGGCCGCGGCCGGTCACCGCGGCGCCGTCGGCGGTGGTCCTGCACCTCGGATGCACCCGGGTACCCCATGCGGCGCACCACACCCTGCTGTTCGGCCGTGCCTGGGAGGAGGCGTTCCGCGACATCACGGTGCACGGCCGCGTGATGTCCGATCCGTCGCTGCTGCTGACCCGGCCCACCGCCGGGGATCCGGCGCTGGCGCCGGCGGGCCGCGATCTGCTGTATCTGCTCGCGCCGGTGCCGAATCTCGAACGGGGCCCGATCAATTGGGACAGATTCGCCGCCGCGTACACCGAGGAACTGCTCGGGGTGGTCCGCGACCGGCTGCCGGACGCGCTGCCGGACGCGCAGGTCCTGCGCGTGACCACACCCGCCGACTGGGCCCGGCAGGGTATGACGGCCGGCAGTCCGTTCGCCCTGGCCCACACCTTCGCCCAGACCGGACCGTTCCGGCCCGCCAACATGATCCGGGGCCTGGACAATGTGGTCCTGGCCGGCGGTTCCACCGTTCCCGGAGTGGGTATCCCGCCCGTGCTGATCTCCGGACGGCTGGCCGCCGATCGCGTCACCGGCGTCGCGGCCCGGTCGCGGGCGTATCGCGGCCGGGTCGTCGCCCGCCCCCGGCCCGCCCCTGCGAGCTGATCGGAAACATATGACGGACAACATCTTCGCCGTGGACGACCGATACAGCGGGACCCTGCGCGAGTCCTACCGCGCCTGCCGGGAGCTCAATGCCCGGCACGGCCGCACCTTCTTCCTCGCGACCCGGCTGCTCACCGCCGAGCAGCGGCCGGCGATCCACGCGCTGTACGGCTTCGCGCGCCGCGCCGACGACATCCTCGACCGGATCGATCCGGCGGCCGGCGCCGACGAGCGCGCGACGCAACTGGACGCGCTCGCCGCGCGGTTCCGGGCCGGCGACACCGACGGCGAGGCGGTACTTCCCGCGGTCCTGCACACCGCGCGCACGCACCGCATCCCCGACGCCCTGTTCGAATCGTTCCTGACATCGATGCGGATGGACCTGACCGTCACCGACTATCCGGACCGCGCCGCGCTGGACCGCTACGTGTACGGATCCGCGGAAGTCATCGGCCTGCAGGTACTTCCGGTGCTCGGCACGGTCGCGCCGCCCGAGGAGACCGCGCCGTACGCGGCGGCGCTCGGAAAAGCGTTCCAGCTGACCAACTTCCTGCGCGACGTGGATGAGGATCTGGTCCGCGACCGCGTGTACCTGCCCGCCGACGAACTCGCCGCGCACGGGGTCGACCGCGACCTGTTGCAGTGGTGCCAGGCGCACCGCCGCACCGAGCCCCGGGTCCGCCGGGCACTCGCCGCGCAGCACGCGATCACCCGCGACGTCTACCGTTACGCGCGCAGGGGTATCGCGCTGCTCGAACCGCGCTCGCGGCCGTGCGTGGCGACCGCGTGCACGCTCTACGGCGAAATCCTGGACCGCATCGAGGATCTCGACTTCGACATCTTCGTTCACCGTGCCCGCGTGGGCATTCCGCGCCGGGCCGTGGTCGGGGGCCGCGGGCTGGTACAGGCCTGGCGCGCGCGGCGCGCGGACGGGCAGCGATGACCACCCCGGTCCGTGCGGACGCGGCGGGCACCGACCCGCGCCGAGTCCGGCATCCCGGCACACCCGGTGCGCAGGATCTCACCCAGCTGGGCGTCGCGCCGCGGGTGGCGGTGATCGGCGCCGGTATCGCCGGGCTGGCCGCGGCGACCGGTCTGGCCGAACGCGGGGTGACCGTCGAACTGCTCGAGCGGGAGGATTTCCTCGGCGGCCGGGTCGCCGGCTGGACCGAACAGCTCGCCGACGGTGCCGACGTCGGGATGAACCGCGGCTTCCACGCCTTCTTCCGCCAGTACTACAACCTGCGGAAGTTGTTGTCCCGCAGCGATCCCGGCCTGACCCGGCTGCGCGCGCTGCCGGACTATCCGCTGATCGACGCCGACGGCCGCCGCGACAGCTTCCGCAACCTGCCTCGTACCCCGCCGTGGAACGCGCTCGCCTTCGCCCTGCGCAGCCCCACGTTCCGGCTACGCGACCTCGTGCGCATCGACGCGCGCGCCGCCGCGCCCCTGGCCGCGGTGTCGGTCCCGGAGATCTACGACACCCTCGATCATCTGGACGCGGACAGCTTCCTGCGCTCGGTCCGATTCCCCGCCGCCGCACAGCATCTGGCCTTCGAGGTGTTCTCCCGCAGCTTCTTCGCGGTGCCGCACCACATGTCGGCCGCGGAACTGGCCGCGATGTTCCACATCTACTTCCTCGGCTCGAGCGAGGGGCTGATCTTCGATGTGGCCGAGGACAATTTCGACACCACGCTGTGGACACCGTTGCGGGAGTATCTGACCGGCGACGGGGTGCCGGGTACGGTCACCGTCCGCACCGGGGTCCGCGTCACCGGGATCCGGCGGCCCGGCGCGACCGGTCTGCGGGTGCTCGACGAGACCGGCGGCGCACTGGATGTCGACGCGATCGTGCTCGCCACCGATATCGCCGGACTGCGTGAGATCGTCGCCGCCTCACCGGAACTCGGTATCGCACCGTGGCGCGCCGCGATCGCCGGACTCGCCACCGCCCCACCGTTCCTGGTGCACCGGCTCTGGCTCGACCGCCCCGTGGACCCGAATCGCCCGGCGTTCATGGCCACCGGCGGCCTGGATCCGCTGGACAACGTGAGCGTCCTGGAACGCTACGAGAAGGGCGCGGCCGACTGGGCCCGGCGCCACCACGGCAGCGTCGTCGAACTGCACGCCTACGCCCTGGATCCCGAATCCGGGGCCGATCCGCGCGACCGGTTGCGCGACCGCCTGCACGAGCTCTATCCGGAGACCGCCGACGCGCGCGTCCTCGGCGAGACGACCCTGCGGCGGGCCGACTGTCCGCGTTTCGCCCCCGGCGATTTCGCGGGCCGGCCGAGTATCCGCACCCCCGATCCCGATGTGGTGCTGGCCGGTGACGGTATCCGCATCGATCTGCCGGTGGCCCTGATGGAACGCGCCGCCACCACCGGCTGGACCGCCGCCAACACGCTGCTGGCCCGCTGGGGCGCCGCGGGCCACGGCCTGCAGACGGTGCCGACCCACGGCCGCTCCCGCCTGCTGCGCAGCCTCGCGACCCGGACGGCGGCACTGTGAGCCGGATCCGAGCGGTCACCGACCGGGCCAGGAAAACCCTTCCCCTGCACCTGTTCTCGCAAACCCCGTGGCCCGCACAGCAACCCACCTACGAACAGGCCCGGCCCGACCTGATCGAGTCCGCCCTGAAATCGGCGACCGCGCAACCCTCCGGAAACTGGTACGTCTTCGCCCCGAGTCGCGATATCCGCCCCGGAAAACCGTTCGGCGCCACCGTCTCCGGCGTGGAGATCGTCGCCTGGCGCGACACCGGGGGCGTCCTGCACACCGGTCCGCGCGCCTGCCCGCACCTGGGCGCCGACCTCGCGACCGCCCGGA
This DNA window, taken from Nocardia sp. BMG111209, encodes the following:
- a CDS encoding NADP-dependent oxidoreductase, which translates into the protein MRAIGLSEFGGPDVLREFELPEPEVGPGQVRIRVRAATVNPADAVFREGLLNRAYFGEVTPPWIPGWEAAGVVDAADPASGWRVGDEVTAIVGTVLRARGGYAEQIVLDGDSVTARPAGTDFAAAATLPMNGLTAVAALDQLALADGAALAVTGAAGAVGGYVVQLAKAAGLTVVADAAPADADTVRAFGADVVVARGDSFAEQVRRVFPAGVDAVIDAAVVGAAVLAAVRDGGAYAALRRAELTGGVESVRGIAMHDVKVPEYIHRRDRLDGLRELVEAGRLTLRVARTLPVTEVAAAHRLLNTRGLRGRIVLEF
- a CDS encoding toll/interleukin-1 receptor domain-containing protein, whose protein sequence is MRIFISHAGTDVAAALALKQWLVRQRPELAGGIVLDTEVAGIRAGKHWRDAMRAAVTDADAVICLISPRWLRSAECRAEFRTAEVLGKRILCAGIEPAEDDTMREWQRFELFGPGPSVAIAARPYPDPVRFTESGLRLLISTVEAPPAPPAAEHDAAIPGQQAIVSGEENITFQSNRDAEVIINHAPSNAAVRSGALIIGGTVLLGATIIGATLMFSPGRHEIPRAPRAFGAPAAVPGADGVPPLQWAVTMADSDLDNCHAWTFPPPVSALPYHEFADDMAENDAWALSHGGIEKDRAVYTIVVQGTDDRPVVIRDLRLKILSTSAPRQGFTLHRALGCGGQPNERHYEGDLGGTDPRIRLIDPDRPDSATAAPAGTYTVSRNEPEVFAVYVFDSAPQPALYSYEFQLEWSRGGVADTVHISSANNRPFQLNATDRSESDPGYYPADGAWQEIR
- a CDS encoding DUF5996 family protein; amino-acid sequence: MWPELPYEKWRPTCDTLHAHTQVLGKLSARLAPPQPQLQHAALQLTARGWETGALPAPDGSGSLVVLLDLRAHTAVVEHSGGAATRIPLTPNRSVGEVTRAVLAAVRGLGGPVDFDPVPQEVSWTVPLDADDEHATYVPEQVDAYFAAATSAAQVLAAYRAPYRGRATPVNAWWGSFDLAVSLFSGEPAAPPSNDFIMRNAMDAQEVAVGWWPGDERYGRAAFYAYAHPAPAGFDSLTLEPAAAHWNSEVGEYLLDWDDVRAAADPAADALAFARSAFRYACRVCEWPYPLAASADGNPPPVR
- a CDS encoding alpha/beta fold hydrolase, with amino-acid sequence MITPTTLGTVDLTVADHDRTRTYLLLHGGGGPATMAAFAGLLAERARARVLVPTHPGFAGTPRPAEVGDVAALADLYLGLLDRLELRDVTLVGNSFGGWLAAEMALRGNPRVTRAVVVDAVGIEVDDQPITDISGMSPAEVRTYSFHDPSAAPVPPPGVPAPAPDLDALTAYTGPTMTDPTLRRRLAELRLPVDVVWGDSDRIVRPGYGRAYAAAIPGATFTLLPGTGHMPQIETPAQVLDTILR
- a CDS encoding MarR family winged helix-turn-helix transcriptional regulator; amino-acid sequence: MARHPAEVALAVKRLQHRHHRALSRALAPLDLSLVQWDTLRHLHRQPDASLHDLAILTFQTDQSFGSLATRMADRGLIERVPGPGRAVRHRLTEKGERLREQGQRIADGVVAESFRALSAEQLDQLGRLLDTALGPDPVS
- a CDS encoding alpha/beta fold hydrolase, with the translated sequence MHEKTTAATTPGRRRFLGLVTAAVALALPAGRTAVASADSLDSPDSREQLVPLPDGNIHVVTDGPPGAPAVVLLHGLAGSTAWWDPVVPALADRRVVRIDLLGHGRSDKPDTGYGISEQAGRVAAVLDRLGVDRAVIIGHSTGGYVATALAEQHRDRVAAIGLIDTGPRLDAFTDNGPVGDLLFVPAIGRPLWPLLPDAAIRASLASAFTRDVPIPDQLVADVRSMTYRSVTATSAASDAYLRERPEPDRLADLGLPALLLYGSRDRRWQPGAFEEYRQVPRLRLESLDCGHTPMIEEPGATGAILRAFVEQS